Within the Gemmatimonadaceae bacterium genome, the region AAAAGCTCGCCGAGCGCTCCGCGGAGCTCGGCGAATGGTTCATACGAGAGCTTCAGACGATCGAGCACCCGAATATTCGCGAGATTCGAGGGCGCGGGCTTCTCGTCGGTGTCGAGCTCACCGTGTCCGCGCGACCTTTCTGCGAAGCACTCATGGAGCGCGGGTTGCTGTGCAAGGAGACCCATGACTTCGTCGTCCGGATCACGCCCCCGCTGGTCGTAACCCGGGAAGATCTGGAGTGGGCGGTGCAGCGAATCCGCGAGACATTCGCTGCGATGGACTAGTGTACTGCAATGCGAGTCAGACCTCTATCTTCCCCGTTTCAAGCTTACCTGGAAGCGTGAGCTCAACCCGGACCTCACCAACGAGCGTGGGGATCGGAATCATTTCGGCGCCTCCGGCGATCAGGGTTGACCGGCCGTTCCTGTTCGTGATCCGGGAACGTTTTTCAGGCACGATCCTGTTCATGGGAAAGATCGTGAAGCTACCCGCTTAGGACGGCGCACCCGGACCGGCACATGCGCGGCCACCAGCACTCGCACCCGTGGAGATTGCCAGGGTCTGATGCGATTCCAGTGTTCCCTACCTCGTGGATATCGAAAGCCCCTGCGACAACCAGCCGCAAGGGCTTTCCATTACCCTCGATTGTGACTGCTACTTCGGGAGCACTATGATCTTCCCGGTTACTGCGCTCCCCGCCGTGATGGTCACGCCACCCGCGAGAAGAGCCGGCTTGTAAACCGACGCAGCGGGAGGCGTCGCGCGGACGACGTACGTCCCCGGAGGCAGGAAAGCCAGCGTGAAGTTGCCGCTCGCATCGGTGACACCGGTGCTCACGATGTTGTTGCTGTTCGTGTCGGTCAGCGTGGTCCCATTCTTCAGAACCTCGACCGTCGCACCCGCGATCACGGTGCCGGTGGTGTTGTCACCGCGTACGGTTCCGGCGACGCTCCCCGTGCTCTGCTGCGAGACCGCGTGAATCACCGGCTTGAAGAGAAGTCCGTTCTGCGAGATGGAATTCCCCCGCATGACGAAGCTGCGGCCAACGTCGAAGTCAATCAGCATGTTCGTGCTGCCGGGCCCGACGACGACCGGATTGTCGAGGATGATCTTGATTCCGTTCTTTCCCGCCGACGGCCACTTCACATCAGGCTTCGTCCCATCGTTCAGCGTCACGCTCGACTTGTCAGTGTCGAGGATCAGCCTGAAGCCGCGATAGTTTCCATTCGGCAGCGTAGCCGAGCCGAGGTTGGCGGTCTGCCCCTTTGTGAGACTGAGCAGGTTGATCGCCGAGTTCGGCGACACCAGGGTCTTCCAGCCAGCGGAATCGCTACTTGCCGCTTCGGCAGAATCCACGTCGGCGATCTTGCCGTCGATTCTCAAGATGAAAACGTCGACGCTCTTGACCTCGCTGAACGGAAAAGGCGCGTCGGTCAGCATGATATTGAGCTGTCCGGAATCGCTGGCGGTCCCTGAATCAGAGCAGGCCAGCACAGCCCCGGCGGCGAGCGCCGTGGCGGTAAGTAGTCCAAGTCGTGTGTGCATAAGCGGTTACCTCACAAAAACGCTTCGGAAGCAGGTGTGTTTCTCTGGTTAATAAACAGCAGATTCCAGGCCACCACCCCCGCTTTTTGCCCCTCACGCACTGACCGGCGGACGGCGTCCACTCCACGGGCGCGCCGCTTCCAGCTGCCCGGCAAGTTGGAAGAGCGTCGCCTCGTCGCCGTAGCGACCAGCCACCTGCACTCCGATCGGGAGGTTGCTCGAGTTCCAGTAAAGCGGCACAGACATCGCCGGCTGGCCCGTGACGTTGAACAACGGCGTGTAAGGGATGACATCGAAGATCTTGCCCGCCGCCTTATCGAGCGCACCGAGCAGCCGAAGCGCCGTACCCGCGCGCAGCCGGCCCAGCACTCGCAGCAAGGTCCGCTCGCTCGCGGGCGGCTGCCGCGCGCCAATCTTGAACGGCGGCTCCGCCATGGTCGGAGTCAGCAACACGTCCACTGTCTCGAAGAACCGCCCCACTCCACGCCCGGCCGTGCGCAGGTAATGCTCGGCCAGCACGAACTCGCCGGCCGACAGCTTGCCGCCGATGAGGTGCAAGCCCCATGTCGTGAACTCGACGTCGGCTGGAGTGGCAGCGTGTCCCACGAGTCGCTTCGCTTCAATGAGATCTGCGTGCACCTCGCCGCAGACTATCGTGAGGAACGCGCGATTGAATGCGTCGCGATCGAGAACTGGACAAGCTTCGACGACTTCATGGCCGAGTGACTCCATGAGACGCACTGCATCGTCGAGCGCGGCGATGCAGTCGGGATGGACGCTGTGTCCGAGCAGCGGCTTGCTCGTGAAGGCAACGCGAAGCCGGCGGGGAGCCGTGTGCACCTCGTCGAGGTATGGGCGCGCTGGGGGAACCGGCCAGTATGGAGCGCCGGCATCGGGGCCCGAGATTGCGTCGAGCATCGCCGCGCTGTCGCGCACCGAGCGGGTGAGGCAATGCTCCACAGCCGCGCCCTGCCACACTTCTCCGTTCACCGGACCCGCCGGCGTGCGTCCCCGCGTCGGTTTCATTCCGAAGATGCCGCAGCATGACGCCGGCATGCGAATGGATCCTCCGCCGTCTCCGCCGCTGGCCCATGGCACCATTCCGCTCGCTACCGCCGCAGCCGATCCGCCCGACGATCCACCGGTGGTGCGCGTCAGGTCCCACGGATTGTGCGCGGGGCCGAGCAGCTCCGACTCGGTGAACGGGGTGAGCCCGAATTCCGGCGTGTTGGTTTTTCCGACGACGATGACGCCGGCCGCGCGGTAGCGGGTAACGATCTCGGTGTCGTGCGGTGGAATCCACCCCTTGTAGAGCCGGCTTCCGCTGGTCACCGGCTCGCCCGCGTACCACGAGAGAAGATCCTTCAGCAGAAACGGCACGCCCTTGAACGGGCCGTCCGGCAGCGGGCCGTCGGCCTGCTCGAGAGCGGCATCGTACATCTTGTGCACGACCGCATTGAGCTTCGGATTGAGCGCCTCGATGCGCTCGATGGTCGCCGCTACGAGCTCCCGCGGTGAAACCTGACGGGTGCGCACCAGCTCGGCGAGCGAGACCGCATCGTGCGACGAGAAGTCGTTCATCGGGATGTTGGGTGGAAGTGTTTCAGGCGCCGCCCGGCGGGCCCGGTACCTGCCATGAGCCGGTCAGGTCAATGGACCAGTCGTCGGGAGTCTCTTCCTCCGACCGATGGGGACGATACATGATCACCTTGGCGCGCTCGAGGGTGATCATCCCTCCCGTGATCATGCCGTCGAGCTCCGGCAGAATCGCTCTTATTCTGTCCTCGGTCTCGACGCACTCGATGACCATGGGAAGATCCTGAGACAGGCGAAAGACATTGGCGCGATGAATCCGCGAGCTCGCACCGAAGCCCATTATGCCGCGGAATACCGTGGCCCCCGCGTATCCGCGTTTTCGCAGCAGCCCCACGATTTCCTGGTGCAGCGGGTTCCCATCATGCCGGTCGCGTTCACCGATGTGAATCCGCATGAGCACCCGCTCGCCTTTGAAGCCGTGCATGACGTCTCCTCGTGCCGGTCGCGCAACGGGAATCTACATCAGGTCACGCATCCCGGCCCGCATCGCTCTCGCCCGCGGCGCCGCCGGGTCGAGGAATTCGTTACGGCCTGACTAGCGCGGCACGTTGTACTTCCGCGCGAGCGCGTCGGCTTGGCTCACGCGGCCCGTCGCGCGCAGAAGCTCTCCGTAATCCTTCACGGTTGCGGCCAGGTTGGGATCGCCCGGCCTCAGTGCGGCTTCGCGTATGCCAAGCGCGCGCTTGTAGGCGGCCTCCGATTCCGCCACTCTGCCCTCGTCGCGCAGCAGCCCGGCGAGTCCATTCAACGTCACCGCGATACTCGGGTTGCCGCGCGAGAGTCGCGCTTCCTTGATCGTCAATGCGCGCCGAAACAGCGGCTCGGCTTCGCCATATCTGCGAAGCTTCCAGAACGCCTCCGCGACATTGTTCAGAATTGCCGCCATGTTGGGATGCATGGGATCCAGGGTACGCTCGAAGATCGCGCGCGTGCGCTCGTATAAAGCAAGCGCATCGGCGTAGCGTCCCTCCGTCCAGTACACCGCGCCGAGATTGCTCAGCACGGAGGCAAGTTCGGGATGCTCCGGGCCAAGCCGACGCTCCTGTATCGCAAGGCCTCGGTGCATGTACTGTTCTGCTTCGGGAAGACGGTGAAGCGCCCAGTAGACGATGCCAAGGCCGACGAGATCCCGCGCCAGCATCGGGTCATCCGCGGCGAGACTCTTTTCATCAATTGCCAGCGCCCGCTTGTACAGCGTCTCGGCTTCGGCGCTGCGGCCCTGCGTGAAGCGGAGCCCGGCGAGGCCCGCAACGACGCGCGCAACCCGGGGATCGTTCGGCCCGAATGTCTTTTCTCTTATCGCCAGCGCGCGATTGTAATGGCCTTCCGCGAGCGCCGCATCGCCGTGACTCGATATCGCGTCACCGAGTGCGAGTTCGGTCTCCGCGACCGCGGGATCGTTGGGGCCGACTGTGCGCTCGCGCGTCCTGAGTGCGCGCTCGAGCTGCGCGCGCGCCTTGTCGTAAAGGCCAAGCGATGCGTAGGCCGTGCCGATCGTCTGCATCATGCGGCTTTGCAGCTGCGGCTGCTGAGCGAGATCGAGCAGCGACCGCTCCGCGCCGCGATCGAGCAGCTCGCGCGCGGTGATTGCGTTGCCGCGGGCCTCGCTCGGATCGGAGACGCGGAACAGGTCAACGAGAAAGTCGCTCACCTGCTGCGCGGCAGCCGCTTCACCAGCGGCGAGGCGCTCTGCGCGAGTGGCGCGAATCAGTCCGGCGGAAGCCATGATCACTCCCACGATGAGAGCGAGCGCCGTGACTGAACCTGCTGCGACCCCACCGCGATGACGTCGCACGAACTTCTGGAGGCGATAGAGAGTCGTCGGCGGGCGCGCGATGACGGGCTCGTGATCGAGGAAGCGCTGAATGTCCGCGGCAAGGCCGATCGCGGTGTCGTATCTGCGTGAGCGCTCCGGCTCGAGCGCCTTCATGACGATCCAGTCGAGATCGCCTTTCAGATCGCGCCTGAGGTGCTCGGGATCGGTCCGCCGCGCTTCCGCGATGCCGACCTTGTTGTCGCCGAGCGCGGTGAATCGCACGCTTGGCAGCGGCGCATGGGTGTTGCCCAATGCGAGGCGATAGATGAACGCGTGCATCGCGAGACCGGACGGATCCACCGGAAGGCTGCCGACCAGAAGAACATACAGAATCACACCGAGCGAGTAGATGTCGGTGCGTGTGTCCACGTCTATGCCCGATGACTCCGCCTGTTCCGGACTCATGTACGCGGCCGTTCCAAGCGGATGGCCGACGTTGGTGACGAGAGTCTTGTCGGTGAGACGAAGGCCAAGTGCCTTGGCGATGCCGAAGTCAATGATTTTCGGAAGCGGCTTGCCGTCCTGCTCGGTGACGAGGATGTTCGATGGCTTGATGTCGCGATGGATGACGCCCTTCTGGTGGGCGTGCTGTACTGCTTCGCACACAGAGATGAACAGCTCGAGTCGTTCTATCGTGGAGAGGCGGCGCGAATCGCAGTAGTCCGTCAGCGCGAGACCCTTGACCAGCTCCATCGCGAAGAACGGCTCGCCCGCCGGCGTTTCGCCAGCCTGAAGGACTTTCGCGATACCAGCGTGGTCCATGAGGGCGAGCGCCTGCCGCTCGGCCTCGAAGCGAACCTTCACCTCGCGCGAGCTGAGCTCGGCGCGCACGATCTTGAGCGCGACGTGGCGGCGGACAGGACCGGTGTCTGCCGCCTCGTAAACCACTCCCATCCCGCCCTCGCCGAGCAGGCGGATGATCCGGTACGGCCCGATCTGCTGCGGATGCTCGGAACTGTGCCCGGGCATGTCCTGGTCAATGTCAGAAAGCAAAGCTAGCCTCCCGCCCGCGGTGATCCGGCGTAGCGCTGTCCGCTCCGCTCTTCTATTGCGTGCCGCCCTTAATGATGATCATGTCGGGATCTATGACGACCGTGTCGGCAATACCGCCGGCGCGGGTGCAGATGCCGGTCACGGAATACTTGAACGGAGGCTTCCCGCCCTGATTGGCCTTCATCCCCTTCGCGTGCGGCTGCTTATCGTGGCCTCCGCTATACGGCGGCTGAGTCATGAACGGCCACGCCGACTGCTTCTTGTTGATCGTGATGCTGGAAATAGCAGGATCGGAGGCCAGGTTCCAGGTTATCTCGTCCCCCTCGCGGAGTGACGCTCTCCAGGGCGACAGCGAGAACTGAACTCCGTCGCCGGTACAAGTGATCGAAACGTCTACCAGCAAATTCGTATTAGTGTCGCGTGCGAGGTCCTTGTTGCATGCAGCGGCAGCAAGGGCGGCAATGGTAATGCAGGCGACCACGGTGATCGGGCGCATTTGCGACTCCGTAAGGGGGATGACAACAGTGCGGGAGCCTGTGTGAGGGCGCAAGACTGACCTCACACAGACTGACCTCACACCGGGTGACCTCACACCAGGGCGGCCGCCAGTTTCGCAAGGCGGCAATCCTTGTCGGCATCTTCGCCCGGCAATAGCTTGCCGGGTACCCGATTCGATACGGACCGTCGCGGATAGCCGCGCCAGCGTCATGCTGCCGGTAACCTGAACATTATCCGGCGATTTCTGCTGCCGATCGCGATGTCCGCATGTGTGATCGGGCTCATCGGCGTCTCCCGGCCCATCGTGGATGCGCGCGGAGGGGCGCCGCCCGCAGGCGTTTCCTTCGAGCTGCCGACGGCTTACGTCGCGACTTCGCCCGTATCGCGCACGCTCGACGCGCTGAGCCTGCTCTCGGTTTCGCAATCCAACGCCGTGTTCGTTTCGGTCATAGCGCTTTTCGTCGCGTGGGCGATTCTCGCGGGGAGGAGAAGCGACGGACGATCGGGATGGAAGCACTGGGCGGCTCGATTCGCCGGACTGGTCGTCGCCGTCGTCATCGTCGAGGCGGTGGTCGCGCTCGCTCCGCGTCCCATGGCGCGCGTCGAAGCGGGAGACCCGAACGTCGTCAGGATCGATTTTCACAGCCACACCGGTGTATCGCACGACGTTCGAAAGAGATTCACTGCGGAAGACAACCGCGAGTGGCATCGCTCGGGCGGGTTCGATGTCGCCTACATCTCCGACCATGTCACGTTCGGCGGGGTCGTAGCGGCGAGACCGCTCAACCCGCGGCACGCGGGAGACGGGACGTCGTTGCTGAGCGCGGTCGAAGGACGCTACCACAAGATCATGTCGGTGATGCTCGGGCTTACGGAAGCCGATACAGCGCTGCTCAATAAGCGCGGCAACCTGCTGCCGGGTACTCCGGCTTCGGGACGCAGCCCGGTCACGATCGTGACGATTCCCCACAGACATCTCGATTCGGTCACCGTGCAGAGCCTCGACAGCCTTCCGCATTTCGTCGCCATCGAGCTGGTTGACGCGGCGCCTCGTGGTCTGGGACAACTCGACCGCGAGGAGGCGAGAATCAGGCGCATCGCGTCGGAGCTGCGCTTTACTCTCGTCGCGGCGTCGAACAACCACGGGTTCGGCCGCGCAGTGGCCGCATGGAACCTGATGACGATTCCCGGCTGGAGAGATCTGTCGCCGGACTCAGTGGGCCGGCTGATCGAGGCACCGTTGCGCGACCGCCAGCTGGATGCGGTGACGATCGTGAAGCGCGCGAGGCCCTCGACCCACGACGCGACGCTCGCGTTCACCTTGCCCATCATGGCCCATCAGATCGTCGGCAGCCTCACTGCCGCGGAGCGCGCTGCCTGGCTGGTGTGGATCTGGGGAACTGCGGCGATTGTCATGTACATGCGCAGGCGTCGCGCGGCGCGCGCGATCAGCTCTTGATGCCGCAGCGCCTCATCACCCTCCTCGCGGCCGACGAAGACGGAAACAATGCAGCCGCGCGCCGCGCGAACGGACGCGCCCTTCCGCACTGACCGCGGTTCGCATAAATGTCGGCGACGCGCTGGTTGATGCGATAGCTGCCGGGATCCCACATCGCGCCGGCGACCCAACGCGCGGTACGCCCGCCGGTGCCGACAGTGGACATTGCGATAGCCTGAGTAGTGCTCCGGGCCACCGAGCCCACAGTCACGAGAATTGCTCCGGCCGCGACGAGAAGCCATACAGAACGTGAGGCTTCCAGCGTACGGCCCCTTGCTCGCGCTCCCGCTCGCGCTCGCGCTCCCGCTGCCGCTGCCGCGCCAAGTATCAGCCACGCGAGGAACGCCGGAGCGGCGAGCAGAAGCACCGCATCGAACGCGCTTACGACCACCGTGGTGACGATCGTCCCCGCCAGCGCGAGCTTCATCAATACCGCGTTGGCGTCCGGAAGGTCGCGCCATCGTCGGAGCGCTCCAACAAATAGAGTCGCGAAGACGCCGCCGAGCGCGAGAACCGCGACGATGCCGCGCTCTGATATGAATGCCACCCAGTCGCTGCTGGGCCACGGATTCGCGGTCATTCCATTGTCGGCCAGAGAGCGATCGCCGCCGGGTGCGAAGCGCACGTATCTCACCGGCCAGTTGCCCGGCCCGACCCCGAACACCGGATTGTCGGCGGCCATGCGGAGCGAGTTGCGGTATTGCGCCACCCTGCCCCGCCCGCTGCCGCTGCCGTAGTCCACCACCTTCCGCGCTGAATCGAGGTACGGCGAGTCGCTGGTCCAGTTGAGATCGTTCGGCAAGACTACCGCGAGCGCTCCGCCAATGACGGCGGTGAGAAGAAACCGCGCCAGGCGCCCGCCGACGCGCTGCTTCTCCCAGTATTTGCGCGACACGACAAGCGGTATCACGAGAACCGCGATGCATGCGGCGACCGCGAGCCACGCCGCCCTCGAGCGCGACAGCACCAGCGTGGCCGAGAGCACAGCGCCCGCGAGCGACCATACGAGCGCTTCGAGCGCGCGCTTCGCGGTGACCGCACACCACACCGTCACCGGCAATCCGATCGCGACGATGTGGGCGATGAAGTTGCGGTTGCCGAGCGTGCCGCCGGGAGCGCGAGCGAGCGTGAAGTACTCCGTCTCGAAGCCGTACGCCTGCGCGAGAGACGTGATGGCGACGACGACTGTGGCGAGCGACGCGGCGACGAGGAGCGCGCGCTGCGATCCCGCCGCTCCCGCCGCTCCCGCCGCTCCCGCTCTCCGCGCGCCCCAGAAGATGACGGCGCTCGAGACACTGAGGGCGAGCGCGCGCTGGGCCAGCCAGTGATTGGTGGCGAACAGGGCCGAAGCCGCGGTCCAGATGACGAACAGCGCGAGCAGCGCATCCGTAATGTCCACGGTCAGTGCGCGCCGCCGGATGACGAGCGACGCCGCGACCAGGAACGCCGCGGCGTGCAGCACGAGCTCCTTCGGCACGAAGTACCGGTCGAGCTCGAAGACCTTGAAGGAGAGCACGGCGAGCATCACCGCCATCACTCCTGCCTGAAGAACCAACCTCTCGAGCCGCTCTGCCATGACACAAGTATGCGGCGTGCGCGCCGCTACTTCACCCTCCTGCCCGGAATGTTCGCGCCTCCCTGATGCAGCACGAGTGAGCTCACCGCTCCACTCGCATCCCTGACGAACGTGATCTGCGCATCTACCGCCTTTGGGACGTTTCGAGCGGAATCTTCGGCTCGAGCAGATGAAAACCGATGTCATCGGGATTGCGGGTCGAGTTCGACAGGACGATCACGCCGCGGTGTCGCAGCTCGTCCATCCCGATGAACGCTCTGAAGCCGCCCGTGCCACCATTATGCCATGTGATGGGGCTTCCGAAGAGATTCAGGATGTGCCACCCGAGGCCGATCGAATTGCCCGGCCGGTCCGCATCGCGGCTGCGCGCGCGCGCCTGAGCGAGCACGTCGCCGAGCGGGGATTGCGCCGAATCGAGGTTTGCCGCGAGGAACTTGAGCATGTCGTTGGCGGTGGAGCGAAGTGCGCCCGCGCCCGCGAGCGTCGGCAGATCCCAGAGGTGTCTGGGCGTGCCCTCGGCGTCGAAACCCTGGGCCATTCTCGACTTCATTGGCGGTGTCAACTCTATCCTCGTGTCGTGCATCCCCAGCGGATCAAGTATGCGCTCCCTGAGCAGTGTTTCGTAGCTTTCCCCCGCGCGCAGCGCCAAAATGTGTCCGAGTAGTCCGACGCCGAGGTTGGAGTATTCGTAGCGTGATCCGATGTCGCGTTGGAGCGTGTAGTTGGACAGGAACTGATACAGCTGGCTGACCGAGTAGTCGGCGTACGGGTTTGCCAGATCAGCGGGCTTGAAGTTGTCGGGCAGTCTGGGCAGGCCGGACGTCTGGGTCGCGAGATCGAGAAGCGTTATCTGCCGCCCGTTGCGCGAGGGAGTCCGTACCGATCCGGGCAGATATCTGGAGATCGGGTCGTCCAGACGCACTTCGCCGCGCGCGACCATTTCAGCGAGCAGCGTACCTGTGAAGACTTTGGTGATGGAACCAATCTCGAATACAATGTTTCCGTCGAGTGGAAGTCCCGCCACTCCCGACACGCCGGCGGTGTTGATTCTCGGGGCCTTTCCGCGCTCCAGTACCGCGACGACGAATCCCATTCCGCGCCTGGAGGCAAGGCGTTCGGCGAGAATGGAGCGCACGGCAGAGTCAGGCGCGAAGCTCTCCTGCGTGGCCGCGCGCCCGGCCGGGAGGAGTAAGAGCGCGAGTGGAATTGCCCAGCGAAATCTTTTCATCAACGTCGGAATCGAGGGTGACTCAGTCTGCGGCTCACCAGATGGGATCTGCGGCGAGCACCTCATCCACCGCGTCCCTGGTGATCGGGGCGGAAAAGAGATACCCCTGCCCCTGCTCGCAGTTCAGCGAGCGCAACTCGTCGCCGGCGAAGTGGCCGAGGTTGTCGTTGACGTCCTTGAACCGATCGAGATCGAGAAAGAGGACGGCGAACAGGTCATCCGGGTGTCGCGCGGAGCGGCGCATCGCGTGGCGCAACCGCTCGGTGAAGAGCGACCTGTTCGGGAGGCCCGTGAGCGCGTCGTGCAGCGTGCTGTAGAGCAGGTGCTCCTGCGTCTGCCTCTTGAGCGACAGATCGCTTCGCAACTCGAGCTCGGTGATCAGGATGGAAGCGACGTCCATCAGGCAATTGATCTCGGTAAGCAACCACGCGTGCGGCGCGGTGTCCATGACGCAAACCGTGCCGATCACCTGTCCGTCGGTCGTGATGACGGGCGCGACGGCGTAAGCCACCCCATCGGGGGTCGGCGCGGGCGCGCCTTCCGCGAGATCTGCCGGTCAAACCGAGGCTGCTCTTGACGACGTGGCGGTCGTCGTCGAGGAGCGAGACGATGGCGACCGGCGCTCGAAGTGCGCCCGCGGCGAGACGTGCGATCCTGTCGAACGACTCCTCGGAGAGGGTGTCGTACGGGGTCGCCGGCCTTGCCGGGGCTCGGCCCGCACGGTCTTCCATCAGGCCGGGCTTGCCGTCGAGAGCGGTTCTCGCACCATGCCCACCTTCAGGCATGGGTGGTCGGACTCTGCATAGAGTAGCGGGTCTGATGAAGGGTCACGCCGGAGAAGGGGCGCCGGCAGAGGCCGGCACTCGGGCGGGGCCAGGAGGCCGCTAATGTAGTCTTGGGCACCTGTTTCTCAAAGATAAACAAATGGCCAGGACCCTCAGAGCAGCCCTTTGATCCAGCCTCCGTCCACCGCGATGGACGTGCCCGTTATGTAGCTGGCGCGCTCCGAGGCCAGAAATGCGGCAAGAGCGGCAAACTCGCGAGGCTCGCCAAGCCTGCCCATCGGGATCTCCGCTTCCCACCTCGCAATCGCGGCATCGCGGGAGATCCCTTCGCGTTGTGCCGTCGCATCGGAAAGCTGCTCGACTCGTTCGGTTCGAGTGTAGCCCGGCAGGATGTTATTGACTGTTATCCCGAAAGGCGCGACTTCATTAGAAAGAGTTTTTGCGAATCCCGTTACAGCCGCCCTGAGGCTGTTGGACAGCATCAGCCCATCCACCGGCTGCTTCACGGTAATTGACGTGACGTTGATCACGCGTCCCCAGCGGCGCTCTTTCATTCCCGGAAGAACCGCGGTGGTGAGATTGATCACGCTCATCAGGGTGAGATCGACCGCCTGCTGCCACATGCCGGGTGTAAGCGACTCGAACTTTCCGCTTGGCGGCCCGCCCGCGTTGGTGACGAGGACATCGACCCTGCCAAAGCGATCCAGTGCTGCTTCAGTGATGCGCTCGACGTCGCCGGGCTTAGAGATGTCACCCGCGACGGCGAGAACGTCTGCGCCAGTCGCTTCGCGAATGGATGACGCCGTCGCATCGAGAGATTGTTGTCCCCGCGCGCAGATCACGACCGCTGCGCCCTCGGCGGCGAGCTCTTCGGCGATCGCGCGCCCGAGCCCTTTGCTCGCCGCGGCGACGAGGGCGATTTTCCCGCGAAGACCAAGATCCACGCTAACGCCTCAGGTAATCATCGGACTTGTCGAGCCAGTCCTGGCGAGGCGGGCTGAATACGTCAACGTCGAGTGTGTCCTCGAGGGCCTCGGCGCGATGCGGAAGATTGGACGGGAGGTGGAGGACCTCGCCCGCACTGACCGTTACCTCGACGTTCTGCTCTTCGCCGAGGGTGAAGAGGAGAGCGCCCTCGAGGATGTAGGTGAGCTGCTCGTTCTCGTGCGAGTGCTTCGGCACGATGCATCCTTTCTTGAGATAGACGTGCGCAAGCATCATGCGGTCGCCGGTGATGAGGCGGCGATCGAGCATGTCGCTCACTTTCTCTTTCGGGATGTCGTCCCAGCGGTAGTGGGTGGCGCCAGCGCCTGAGGTTTGTGGGATCATCGAGGGGAATCGTCGGTTGGGCTGAAGGTACGAAAAAGGCCGGTCCGTCGCCGGACCGGCCTTTTCCATTCGCGCTGCGGTCAGTAGTTCGTGAACAGAAGGTTGTTCTTCGTGGTCTTCGAGTTTTTCACGATGCCTTGAGTCGCGTTCGCGGAGAGTGCGCTGGCAACGGTCGCGGGGCTCGCCGTCGGATAGCTCTGGAGATACAATGCTACCACGCCGGCTACGTGCGGCGTCGCCATGGAGGTGCCGCTTATCGTGTTGGTCGCAGTGGTGCTGGTGTACCAGGCAGACGTGATGCCGAGGCCGGGCGCAAAAATATCCACGCAATTGCCGTAGTTCGACCACGACGTCTTGGTGTCAGTCTTGTCCGTCGCGCCGACAGTAATGGCCTCGAGCACGCGAGCCGGCGAATAGTTGCAGGCGTCCTGCGCGCGGCCGCCCTGATTTCCATTGCCGGCGGCAACGGCGGTTGTCACGCCGCTGGTGATCATCCCCCTCACAGCGTCGTCAACTGACGTGTTCGCCCCTCCGCCAAGCGACATGTTGGCGACTGCAGGCGTGGCGTGGTTCGCAGCCACCCAATCCATTCCAGCGATTACGCCACTCCAGGTTCCGGATCCGCCGCAGTCCAGGACCCGCACCGCCTTGAGGGTCACGCTTTTGGCTACTCCGTACGTCACACCCCCAACTGTACCGGAGACATGCGTACCATGCCCGTTACAATCGTCGGCGGATCCGCCGTCCACAGCGTCAAAGCCAG harbors:
- a CDS encoding serine/threonine-protein kinase translates to MLSDIDQDMPGHSSEHPQQIGPYRIIRLLGEGGMGVVYEAADTGPVRRHVALKIVRAELSSREVKVRFEAERQALALMDHAGIAKVLQAGETPAGEPFFAMELVKGLALTDYCDSRRLSTIERLELFISVCEAVQHAHQKGVIHRDIKPSNILVTEQDGKPLPKIIDFGIAKALGLRLTDKTLVTNVGHPLGTAAYMSPEQAESSGIDVDTRTDIYSLGVILYVLLVGSLPVDPSGLAMHAFIYRLALGNTHAPLPSVRFTALGDNKVGIAEARRTDPEHLRRDLKGDLDWIVMKALEPERSRRYDTAIGLAADIQRFLDHEPVIARPPTTLYRLQKFVRRHRGGVAAGSVTALALIVGVIMASAGLIRATRAERLAAGEAAAAQQVSDFLVDLFRVSDPSEARGNAITARELLDRGAERSLLDLAQQPQLQSRMMQTIGTAYASLGLYDKARAQLERALRTRERTVGPNDPAVAETELALGDAISSHGDAALAEGHYNRALAIREKTFGPNDPRVARVVAGLAGLRFTQGRSAEAETLYKRALAIDEKSLAADDPMLARDLVGLGIVYWALHRLPEAEQYMHRGLAIQERRLGPEHPELASVLSNLGAVYWTEGRYADALALYERTRAIFERTLDPMHPNMAAILNNVAEAFWKLRRYGEAEPLFRRALTIKEARLSRGNPSIAVTLNGLAGLLRDEGRVAESEAAYKRALGIREAALRPGDPNLAATVKDYGELLRATGRVSQADALARKYNVPR
- a CDS encoding amidase, translating into MNDFSSHDAVSLAELVRTRQVSPRELVAATIERIEALNPKLNAVVHKMYDAALEQADGPLPDGPFKGVPFLLKDLLSWYAGEPVTSGSRLYKGWIPPHDTEIVTRYRAAGVIVVGKTNTPEFGLTPFTESELLGPAHNPWDLTRTTGGSSGGSAAAVASGMVPWASGGDGGGSIRMPASCCGIFGMKPTRGRTPAGPVNGEVWQGAAVEHCLTRSVRDSAAMLDAISGPDAGAPYWPVPPARPYLDEVHTAPRRLRVAFTSKPLLGHSVHPDCIAALDDAVRLMESLGHEVVEACPVLDRDAFNRAFLTIVCGEVHADLIEAKRLVGHAATPADVEFTTWGLHLIGGKLSAGEFVLAEHYLRTAGRGVGRFFETVDVLLTPTMAEPPFKIGARQPPASERTLLRVLGRLRAGTALRLLGALDKAAGKIFDVIPYTPLFNVTGQPAMSVPLYWNSSNLPIGVQVAGRYGDEATLFQLAGQLEAARPWSGRRPPVSA
- a CDS encoding DUF4382 domain-containing protein, with protein sequence MHTRLGLLTATALAAGAVLACSDSGTASDSGQLNIMLTDAPFPFSEVKSVDVFILRIDGKIADVDSAEAASSDSAGWKTLVSPNSAINLLSLTKGQTANLGSATLPNGNYRGFRLILDTDKSSVTLNDGTKPDVKWPSAGKNGIKIILDNPVVVGPGSTNMLIDFDVGRSFVMRGNSISQNGLLFKPVIHAVSQQSTGSVAGTVRGDNTTGTVIAGATVEVLKNGTTLTDTNSNNIVSTGVTDASGNFTLAFLPPGTYVVRATPPAASVYKPALLAGGVTITAGSAVTGKIIVLPK
- a CDS encoding DUF190 domain-containing protein, which translates into the protein MHGFKGERVLMRIHIGERDRHDGNPLHQEIVGLLRKRGYAGATVFRGIMGFGASSRIHRANVFRLSQDLPMVIECVETEDRIRAILPELDGMITGGMITLERAKVIMYRPHRSEEETPDDWSIDLTGSWQVPGPPGGA
- a CDS encoding O-antigen ligase family protein, translating into MAERLERLVLQAGVMAVMLAVLSFKVFELDRYFVPKELVLHAAAFLVAASLVIRRRALTVDITDALLALFVIWTAASALFATNHWLAQRALALSVSSAVIFWGARRAGAAGAAGAAGSQRALLVAASLATVVVAITSLAQAYGFETEYFTLARAPGGTLGNRNFIAHIVAIGLPVTVWCAVTAKRALEALVWSLAGAVLSATLVLSRSRAAWLAVAACIAVLVIPLVVSRKYWEKQRVGGRLARFLLTAVIGGALAVVLPNDLNWTSDSPYLDSARKVVDYGSGSGRGRVAQYRNSLRMAADNPVFGVGPGNWPVRYVRFAPGGDRSLADNGMTANPWPSSDWVAFISERGIVAVLALGGVFATLFVGALRRWRDLPDANAVLMKLALAGTIVTTVVVSAFDAVLLLAAPAFLAWLILGAAAAAGARARAGARARGRTLEASRSVWLLVAAGAILVTVGSVARSTTQAIAMSTVGTGGRTARWVAGAMWDPGSYRINQRVADIYANRGQCGRARPFARRAAALFPSSSAARRVMRRCGIKS